The following are from one region of the Bactrocera oleae isolate idBacOlea1 chromosome 6, idBacOlea1, whole genome shotgun sequence genome:
- the rgn gene encoding trichohyalin isoform X2, whose product MRLLILILACLAPYINAYHVSAATAGVSFMNENYLDHRVSQAFNTQNAGSKALSNRRMYGMCPPHFQRVGSECYSLLPQASSWLEAHFFCKDKNAKLAEPQYRADRKLRVFLKKYDAQRELTGPIWIGATYDWQSNVWQWSISGKNLTYDSFSRMEPEQNLENHCAVYDPNLDYRWSARPCPERFRFICQHKMPKVSEKNRGKVYTRWNATYPNEYANEVILEVMDQPAKNGRRSNVIVKADGSDEQIVLPKSRGRAGHNRGRTGRRPNRPTTIHPNDIDAQATSNSPTTLVHYNEIPVPVTATPNRARNGQKQMPHDRVVWRQRQKEKRRMERKKQRAQQMQKEKEREWKEQRMRILANQERERQRHLREQEQQDQQPKSYEQTEQPRRELDELRQREAVDLERQRQQQLAEAEGKRREYESRHQELEALKKKLAEEKKERDDEYTSAERIRQERIDRQREREEKERKEREEQMKKEQEERAKEEAKREQERLEMEKRQLEEYEERLKQARDERERQLHEQQERKRQEDLANRRRLEEEEKQRQEDIKRQLEEEEKRMKLEQLEDARKLERQELERLAEENRRREEKLRQRQEEIARREEEQRKIEEEEERIKKELEEAEERRKAEHEAQIKLEEEALKARAEAEQKAAEEEKRKRLERFDALKKQDDERLRQEEKEKKRKYAERLSRLPPEDQRKFFEMRKRRKAKKTQELLQQKQTANGGNEAYEKE is encoded by the exons atgcgactgttaatattaattttagccTGTT TGGCACCCTACATTAATGCATATCATGTGTCAGCCGCCACAGCGGGCGTGTCCTTCATGAATGAAAACTATCTGGACCATCGTGTGTCACAAGCGTTCAACACACAGAATGCAGGTTCGAAGGCATTGAGCAATCGGCGCATGTACGGCATGTGTCCGCCACACTTCCAACGTGTCGGCTCCGAATGCTATTCGCTGCTGCCACAGGCCAGCAGCTGGCTGGAGGCGCATTTCTTCTGCAAAGACAAGAATGCGAAATTGGCAGAACCACAGTATAGAGCCGATCGGAAATTGCGCGTTTTCCTCAAAAAATACGATGCACAGCGTGAAT TAACTGGTCCCATTTGGATTGGCGCCACCTACGATTGGCAGAGTAATGTGTGGCAGTGGAGCATCAGCGGCAAGAATTTAACATATGACTCCTTCAGTCGCATGGAACCTGA ACAGAACCTGGAAAATCATTGTGCTGTGTATGACCCAAATCTAGATTACAG ATGGTCTGCTCGCCCCTGTCCGGAAAGATTCCGTTTTATCTGTCAACATAAAATGCCAAAAGTCAGCGAGAAGAATCGTGGCAAGGTGTATACGCGTTGGAATGCCACCTACCCCAATGAGTATGCGAACGAAGTCATATTGGAAGTGATGGATCAGCCGGCCAAAAATGGACGCAG ATCCAATGTCATCGTAAAGGCTGACGGCAGTGACGAACAGATCGTACTTCCGAAGTCACGCGGCAGAGCCGGACACAATCGCGGACGCACAGGACGTCGTCCAAACCGACCAACCACAATTCATCCGAACGATATCGATGCACAAGCGACTTCGAACTCGCCAACAACCTTGGTACATTACAACGAAATACCGGTGCCGGTTACAGCAACACCCAATCGGGCGCGAAATGGCCAAAAGCAAATGCCGCATGATCGTGTCGTATGGCGACAACGGCAAAAGGAGAAGCGTCGCATGGAACGCAAGAAACAGCGCGCGCAGCAAATGCAGAAGGAGAAGGAACGCGAATGGAAGGAACAACGGATGCGCATACTGGCAAATCAAGAGCGTGAACGACAACGTCACCTGCGGGAACAAGAACAACAAGACCAACAACCGAAATCATACGAACAAACCGAACAACCGCGACGGGAACTGGATGAACTGCGGCAGCGTGAAGCCGTCGATCTGGAACGTCAACGTCAGCAGCAGTTGGCCGAAGCCGAAGGAAAACGACGCGAATATGAAAGTCGACATCAAGAATTGGAAGCGCTGAAGAAGAAACTTGCCGAAGAGAAGAAGGAACGCGACGACGAATATACTAGCGCGGAGCGCATACGACAGGAGCGTATAGATCGACAGAGAGAACGCGAAGAAAAGGAGCGCAAGGAACGTGAAGAGCAAATGAAAAAAGAGCAGGAAGAACGCGCCAAAGAAGAAGCTAAACGTGAACAAGAACGACTGGAGATGGAGAAGCGACAGCTCGAGGAATATGAAGAACGTTTGAAGCAAGCGCGCGATGAACGTGAACGCCAACTGCACGAACAGCAGGAACGTAAGCGCCAAGAGGACTTGGCCAACCGACGACGTTTGGAGGAAGAAGAGAAGCAGCGGCAAGAAGATATTAAACGACAATTGGAGGAAGAAGAAAAGCGCATGAAACTGGAACAGCTGGAAGACGCACGCAAGCTGGAGCGACAGGAACTCGAACGACTTGCGGAAGAAAATCGACGACGCGAAGAGAAGCTACGCCAGCGGCAGGAAGAGATCGCCCGGCGCGAAGAGGAACAGCGTAAAATCGAAGAAGAAGAGGAACGCATAAAGAAGGAACTGGAGGAGGCGGAAGAACGACGCAAAGCGGAACACGAAGCGCAAATCAAACTGGAGGAAGAAGCGCTTAAGGCGCGTGCCGAAGCGGAACAAAAAGCTGCCGAGGAGGAGAAACGTAAACGTCTAGAGCGTTTCGATGCATTGAAAAAGCAAGACGACGAACGCCTGCGCCAAGAGGAGAAAGAGAAGAAGCGCAAATATGCAGAGCGTTTGTCACGCCTACCGCCGGAAGATCAACGCAAATTCTTTGAGATGCGCAAACGACGAAAGGCCAAGAAGACACAGGAATTGCTGCAACAAAAACAGACAGCCAATGGCGGCAACGAGGCATATGAGAAAGAGTAG
- the rgn gene encoding trichohyalin isoform X1, which yields MRLLILILACLAPYINAYHVSAATAGVSFMNENYLDHRVSQAFNTQNAGSKALSNRRMYGMCPPHFQRVGSECYSLLPQASSWLEAHFFCKDKNAKLAEPQYRADRKLRVFLKKYDAQRELTGPIWIGATYDWQSNVWQWSISGKNLTYDSFSRMEPEIRQNLENHCAVYDPNLDYRWSARPCPERFRFICQHKMPKVSEKNRGKVYTRWNATYPNEYANEVILEVMDQPAKNGRRSNVIVKADGSDEQIVLPKSRGRAGHNRGRTGRRPNRPTTIHPNDIDAQATSNSPTTLVHYNEIPVPVTATPNRARNGQKQMPHDRVVWRQRQKEKRRMERKKQRAQQMQKEKEREWKEQRMRILANQERERQRHLREQEQQDQQPKSYEQTEQPRRELDELRQREAVDLERQRQQQLAEAEGKRREYESRHQELEALKKKLAEEKKERDDEYTSAERIRQERIDRQREREEKERKEREEQMKKEQEERAKEEAKREQERLEMEKRQLEEYEERLKQARDERERQLHEQQERKRQEDLANRRRLEEEEKQRQEDIKRQLEEEEKRMKLEQLEDARKLERQELERLAEENRRREEKLRQRQEEIARREEEQRKIEEEEERIKKELEEAEERRKAEHEAQIKLEEEALKARAEAEQKAAEEEKRKRLERFDALKKQDDERLRQEEKEKKRKYAERLSRLPPEDQRKFFEMRKRRKAKKTQELLQQKQTANGGNEAYEKE from the exons atgcgactgttaatattaattttagccTGTT TGGCACCCTACATTAATGCATATCATGTGTCAGCCGCCACAGCGGGCGTGTCCTTCATGAATGAAAACTATCTGGACCATCGTGTGTCACAAGCGTTCAACACACAGAATGCAGGTTCGAAGGCATTGAGCAATCGGCGCATGTACGGCATGTGTCCGCCACACTTCCAACGTGTCGGCTCCGAATGCTATTCGCTGCTGCCACAGGCCAGCAGCTGGCTGGAGGCGCATTTCTTCTGCAAAGACAAGAATGCGAAATTGGCAGAACCACAGTATAGAGCCGATCGGAAATTGCGCGTTTTCCTCAAAAAATACGATGCACAGCGTGAAT TAACTGGTCCCATTTGGATTGGCGCCACCTACGATTGGCAGAGTAATGTGTGGCAGTGGAGCATCAGCGGCAAGAATTTAACATATGACTCCTTCAGTCGCATGGAACCTGA GATCAGACAGAACCTGGAAAATCATTGTGCTGTGTATGACCCAAATCTAGATTACAG ATGGTCTGCTCGCCCCTGTCCGGAAAGATTCCGTTTTATCTGTCAACATAAAATGCCAAAAGTCAGCGAGAAGAATCGTGGCAAGGTGTATACGCGTTGGAATGCCACCTACCCCAATGAGTATGCGAACGAAGTCATATTGGAAGTGATGGATCAGCCGGCCAAAAATGGACGCAG ATCCAATGTCATCGTAAAGGCTGACGGCAGTGACGAACAGATCGTACTTCCGAAGTCACGCGGCAGAGCCGGACACAATCGCGGACGCACAGGACGTCGTCCAAACCGACCAACCACAATTCATCCGAACGATATCGATGCACAAGCGACTTCGAACTCGCCAACAACCTTGGTACATTACAACGAAATACCGGTGCCGGTTACAGCAACACCCAATCGGGCGCGAAATGGCCAAAAGCAAATGCCGCATGATCGTGTCGTATGGCGACAACGGCAAAAGGAGAAGCGTCGCATGGAACGCAAGAAACAGCGCGCGCAGCAAATGCAGAAGGAGAAGGAACGCGAATGGAAGGAACAACGGATGCGCATACTGGCAAATCAAGAGCGTGAACGACAACGTCACCTGCGGGAACAAGAACAACAAGACCAACAACCGAAATCATACGAACAAACCGAACAACCGCGACGGGAACTGGATGAACTGCGGCAGCGTGAAGCCGTCGATCTGGAACGTCAACGTCAGCAGCAGTTGGCCGAAGCCGAAGGAAAACGACGCGAATATGAAAGTCGACATCAAGAATTGGAAGCGCTGAAGAAGAAACTTGCCGAAGAGAAGAAGGAACGCGACGACGAATATACTAGCGCGGAGCGCATACGACAGGAGCGTATAGATCGACAGAGAGAACGCGAAGAAAAGGAGCGCAAGGAACGTGAAGAGCAAATGAAAAAAGAGCAGGAAGAACGCGCCAAAGAAGAAGCTAAACGTGAACAAGAACGACTGGAGATGGAGAAGCGACAGCTCGAGGAATATGAAGAACGTTTGAAGCAAGCGCGCGATGAACGTGAACGCCAACTGCACGAACAGCAGGAACGTAAGCGCCAAGAGGACTTGGCCAACCGACGACGTTTGGAGGAAGAAGAGAAGCAGCGGCAAGAAGATATTAAACGACAATTGGAGGAAGAAGAAAAGCGCATGAAACTGGAACAGCTGGAAGACGCACGCAAGCTGGAGCGACAGGAACTCGAACGACTTGCGGAAGAAAATCGACGACGCGAAGAGAAGCTACGCCAGCGGCAGGAAGAGATCGCCCGGCGCGAAGAGGAACAGCGTAAAATCGAAGAAGAAGAGGAACGCATAAAGAAGGAACTGGAGGAGGCGGAAGAACGACGCAAAGCGGAACACGAAGCGCAAATCAAACTGGAGGAAGAAGCGCTTAAGGCGCGTGCCGAAGCGGAACAAAAAGCTGCCGAGGAGGAGAAACGTAAACGTCTAGAGCGTTTCGATGCATTGAAAAAGCAAGACGACGAACGCCTGCGCCAAGAGGAGAAAGAGAAGAAGCGCAAATATGCAGAGCGTTTGTCACGCCTACCGCCGGAAGATCAACGCAAATTCTTTGAGATGCGCAAACGACGAAAGGCCAAGAAGACACAGGAATTGCTGCAACAAAAACAGACAGCCAATGGCGGCAACGAGGCATATGAGAAAGAGTAG